GAGGCTGATGGGAAAACATCTGAATTCAGCCGCATACCAATGCCCTTATAACTCAATGTCCTCGTCCTAGAAGTCTCTTGTTTTGATTGCGAGTGCGTGTCTGACTGACTCTCTTCTTGTATTTTTCCATAGCATTCAAACATCTCTCCCGTCAGTTTCGCTACGACCAGCGAATCGTCTGCTCTGGTCATTCGCGTTTTCagcgagaagggaacgctgaGGGATCACATCTGCAAGGTTGGCTTTCCTCGAGCTGATCCAATGCCGTAAAACCGCAGCGTTGCTCGTGTTTCTTGTCGTTCTGACTTGAATTTTGCGAATTCTTCAGGTGAAGCCCAAAGAGCCCTTTCTGAAGAAGTACTGCAATCCCAAAAAGATCCAGGGTCTGGAGCAGCAGCAGATCAGGACCTACGGACGACAGATCCTCGAGGTCCgctttacagtttttcttcaaaataaccaGTTTAGAGGAGTTTATAGGCTCTCTTCCTTtgcttttaaagggttactaaCCGTCGTTAACCACGTACCCCCATGTCTTTCCACATCTATAAAGGTTTTAGGTTTGTGACTGTCCTATTGACTGccaagaaatgaaaaatgtcaaggtccagaaaagacCTCGTCAAaaatctgccatcagtggttcaatctgaactTCACGAAGCTACGAGATTACTTTTTTTGAAGAGAAAATCAAAATAATGACGTTTGTTCAACGGTTCCTCGTGCTGAAACATCTTGAATATTATCTTagaatatcttaaattgtttcTGAAGACAAAACAAGCTTTGGTGAAGGAGAAGTAACCAACCCagtgagtgattaatgacaaaattttcattttgaggtcaACCATCTCTTTAAGGTTTGTTCTGTTTTAGAGCCTGAACGACCTTTTATTCATCCATTGGTTTTTATGCTCAAGAGATTCTTAAAGAAAGGTTGAACGAGTTTGCATTCATTATCTGACAGCAATATTTTAtcgttttaatatttgcatgctGAATTGACATTTACATGCGTTTATTTGCCTACAGAATTAtgatcttttccttttttcactCAATCCGTATAAGctttgttcaaaagtttagggtctgTGAgacttttgtagtttttgagGAGAATAATGCTTGTAAATAATTATCAAGAATGcgttaaattacaaaatacaaagtAATTCTGTTTCTGATAAATGCtggtttttttaacattctgttcagagggaaaaaaatcatgGTTTGCACAGAAAAATGCATCTTGGGACTCTGAAGGctggagtatatatatatatatatatatatatatatatatatatatatatatatatatatatatatatattattttatatatatatatatatatatatatatatatatatatatatatatatatatatttttttatatatatatatatatatatatatatatatatatatttaatatatatatatatatatatatatatatatatatatatatatatatatatatatatatatatatatatatttatatatatatatatatatatatatatatatatatatatatatatatatatatatatatcctatatttatttatatatatatatatatatatatatatatatatatatatatatagatttttttttttttttatatacatgtaattgcgtaaatatgcaattttctgttttcttccaGGCACTAAAGTTTCTCCACGACAAGGGTTTTCCGTACGGGCATCTTCACGCGTCTAACGTCCTGATCGAGGAGAACGCGTGTAAGCTGTTGGATGTAGAGAACTCTTTACTGGGACTGCCGTCATATTACCGTCCCTACGTCACACAGTTCAGGAAAATCAATGTAAGGTGACCTTCTTTTTAGCTGTGATTCGTTTCAATATCAGCGATCaagattttgattttgatttttttttttttttgtttcgccAGACGACCGAAAGCATAGACGTCTACTCATTTGGACATTTGCTTTATGAAATGACGTACGGCCGGCCGCCTGACGCTGTGCCCGTGGATCAGTATCCTCCGGCTCCGTTCTCGTCCGTAGGTCAGTAACGTCCGTTCACTTTAGAAATGTTATCTAAAGTTTGAGTAAAGTGTCCAACGAATGCTTTTAAGTTAAATCTGAGACTGTAAGCGTAATCAAATTAGCCAAAATATTTGATCTATGAGCACACGTTACAGGCTTTTATTGACGTTATATTGTAATAGGCTAAATGGATAATTTAATAAGTTGAACTTGCCATTATAAGCTGCAGAACACTGTCAGTTGTTCAGGTTCATACAGCAGCTGAATCCATACAGCGGTAAACTCAGTTAGCGTCGTGGGTCATACGTTTGTAGTTAATGGTTTTACGTAATACGTAaccttttgttttctgttttcccACAGTCTCCGTACTTCAGTCCATCCTGTCCACGGAAGCTTGCAAAACGGGAATGCCAACCGTTTCCCAACTCCTACAAACGCCGTGAGTTACGATATCCAGGCCTGCTTCTGCTCAGGAGTAAATCTcacaaaaatcttattttaggttgttgttttgttttttttttttatatatatatttttcttatatattttgtgtttgtgttttattaaatagtcCATTATttcattagttaattagtttattttttaatatcatgaaaaaatgtgaaattgctttatttgaggaaaatattttaaatatataaatataacatgtaatatataaattgtatacaAGTATAATGAGTGCTGTcaagcaattaattaatttattgcgtaaaaatttatttatatagtaaaattatatttatatagtaatttctatctatatatatatatatatatatatatatatatatatataacataaataaataaagtaaacacacatatcacatatagtatgtaaacctaaagtttaatttgaaatgaatcaTAAAATAATCTTCAGCCCTAATTATATATTCATTGTCTTCATATATTTTTGGgggtatttttaaatacattacatttttaaatttacatattacattttaattattatttttctagcattaaaataattactattcTATACTATTCTATTCTaagaaaaaaaccaacaaaactgtatatataaagttttgttggttttttccTTGCTGTAAAATTTGACCCTGAAGCTGTTTTTGACCGTTTTCATCCGTGACATGTACAGAACATAAAGGCTTGATTTTATGACCAAGGCATGTGGTTTTCTTCTTTACAGCGTCAATCGTGACGGTTGACGTTGTTTAAAACCCAATCCTCAGCTGAGTTTGACTCTCGTTCTAACAGGTTATTCAATGACGTGCTGCTGTTTAACTCAGAGAAACCCCAGTTTAAGGTAAACGCGCTGAAGTAAAAAGCTATCTAACCGGTTTATGTTTAACCAAATAACAGCTTAAATCTTCCATCTCGAACTCCAGATCAGCTCCAAATTAAAGGAGGCCCTGAAATCGTCCAAGGAATGCTTGGAGAAGCGCCTAGCGGAGGAACAGAGGACGGTTAGCATCGCTTTATTCGCCTTTGGTTTCTTTGGCTTGCTTACGAAACATTACGCAACGGTGTCGCAAAACGCGATTCCTTTGCTTCGGTCTAGAAAAACTGACTCTGTGACATCGGCTGAATAAAATGTAGCGCTTGCGACAGGAATTTCCGCCAAACGTCTTTTAGGTTTGCGTGACGGAAAGCTGGTTTGTTTTCAGATCCACCAGCACAAGAGGCTGACGCGAGCGCAGTCGCACCACGGCTCCGAGGAAGAGAAGCGGAAAAGGAAGATCTTGGCCAGAAAGGTATGAGTTTGAGCGCTTTCCCGTAATAGTTATGATTCACGATGAACGATCACACCGTTTTGAGATGAACGTAACGGTTGTTGAACTCAAAACGCCTGTTCTGCTCTCAGAAATCGAGACAGTCGACGTATGAAAATGAGGAGGATATTTCTGTCAAATACAATAACAACTCCGGTAGGTTTCATTCATTGTTAAACCGTTCTTTATTAAAGGAagagttcacctaaaaaaagcCCTCACCCTCAGGTTATccaagatgagtttgtttcttcgacTGTAGCATTGCGTTTTCGCCAAtggatccactgcagtgaatgggtgccgtcagaatcagagtccaaacagctgattaaaacttCGTAATAGCCCACGCCGCTCCAGCTCATGAAtgaaaagttgtgtttttaagaaatgagTCAATCTTTAAGATCTTTGCTTCCTCCaatgaaaattgtaaataatctCGTCTGAAATGGCACGAGATGGAACAAAAAcgttggtggattttgatgcgAAATGGCAACAGAGGATGGACCTTTTCACTGGAGCAAATAAACAGTCTTAAAGATGGATGTTTCTTATAAACGTGCATcttttcacaagatgttaaaggaatagttcacattCAGTAGCACCTTCTGAGGAGGAAAGGTTATGTCTGGAGATGAAAGTTATATACGCCTAGGATGAGTGAGTTTTTTTGGGGTGAGCTATTCTTTTAATTGATAGACAGAAGTGGTGTTGATTAATTCAATGGCCTGAAAATGGGaaatttttgttgcattttaagtTTTGGCTTTCCTGAGTTGGTTTCTCCGTTCATTTTCACCACTGGGAGTTTGGAAAAGTCTTGAAGGTCCAATCGTTCCCAAGTGATGTTTGcttgatcattttcattttgaaccaattaaaataaaatttggcgAGTGACCACTTGAGATGAAATTAATGTTTGGTAAAGAGTCGAAAACCGACCTGCTTCAGAAAAATCACAGTACGAAGTATCTTCTGATGCAAAAAGGTTTCTTGAGAAAATGTGTAAGAGGTCACTTCTTATGTCTAGCTCACCCAGATTTTTTCCACACGCGGTGAAGAAAGGCGTAGACACAGTATTGCGCCTGaccttattaaaataaaccacgcaatgcatttcattaatgTTTGCGCTCGTCAAATTACTGGCATTTGCGCCATTACTTAACTCCCATAAAAGCGTGTGTTTGCCATTTAATCGAACTGGCCCTTTAAGGCACAAATGCTGGCACACCTCGGTGGATTTTCAaaggtttattatttttgccaAAAGTGAAATTGCACTAATTTTTCCTCCTCTAGCAGGTTCTGGGGCGAGTTCACCTCCAACCTGCCCATCCTCACCCACCCCTTTACCAGGATCAGGTGCGTCCCGTTTACAACGTTCCCGTCCATCCTTAACCATTATATTAAAGCCCATCAGAAGAGTTAGTTTCTCCTGGTTTCATCCAAACATCCCCCTTCCACAGCCAGCACGTCCATGTCAATCATCAGTTTTCCCAGTAAAGTACCGTACTTGTTGCATGATGTGGTAAAATGTAATTCACCGGCGCATTAacatctccttttttttttttgtatccaGCAGTGACCTaatctttttcatttccatAATCGGTCATTAAATACCTCTTGAAATCGGTTTCGGTCTCTTACCGGATCGTAATCATCCGATGTGTCTCCTCATTCTGATATGATCAGTAACTTGTgtgtgcctctctctctctctctctctctctcttatatgCTGTCTTCAAAACTAGAGCATGCGCCATTTTGAACGTGTGTGGGGTAAagtaaatcaataataataatctatttcCACCATAAAGTTGCAGCTCACCCTCCCTCAGTAGTGCGCTCGGGTTCCCCTCAGCAAAACAGCtgctcattaatattaatgcatgcaaatgaGCTCCGCCCAGACCGTTTCCAGCCTACTGAGGAGGGTTAATGCAACTTTAACAGTTCACAATCTGCAATAATCTTTTTAGGcacaaaacatgctttacatCCTGGACTCTTTTAGGGTTTCTCTGGgggtacatttaaaaacaaacactggtTTTGTGGATTGTGAtggatgtttgttttcttgcgtatgaaatatatcagtaaatGATAACTCATTTTTAAGATGCTATTGTTATATGCTCTTTTGAATGAGTCAGTTGCAGTTGTATAAGTATGGCTAGGATACTTGCATCTTGCTGATTGGTTCAGAAGGCATGAGTCGTTCTGTCCGTCGCTTACTTCCAAGACGGTGATTGGTCAGTAAATGACAAATCAGCAGTAAGCTATTTAAAGTCGACATGAAATGATAGCATTCTTTATGATCAGGTTTTCATGTAATAATTATGCGGTATGTCATAATTTATTGTATACAATAATTACgataaaataaattttcttatgaaatatggctattttaaatataaatttatatagaGCGAATTAACAATTTTTAGTTATGTTAGATGTTTAtattaggtgtgtgtgtgtgcatgtatgtatatgtgtgtgtgtgtgtgtgtgtgtgtatatatgtgtgtgtgtgtgtgtgtgtgtgtatatatatatataatgtgtgtgtatatataataaaactaatacattttacatttaagttttaaattaatataatttaaaaaagtttttattttaattattattttcgtaactgcatatttaatttttggattttatttcataatacatttcgtttttatgcattaaatataaacaaatttaaatataaagatattcaGCTATTTCATGTTAACTTTAAATGTCACTGCTCGTGGTAAGTGTATCCTTCTAAAAAGCTGTTGTATTTTAGCGCTTCCCGTTTACATACAACACAGGATACCGAGTAGCTATATTCCCGTTTCGTTATATTCGACCAAGCTGAATAGCCTTAATGATACTGAGCCGATAGTGATGGACTGTTTCCTCTGATTCCCGCAGGAGCGCCTCcagcacctcctcctcctccctcggctcctcctcctcctccctcggctcctcctcttcctccctcggctcctcctcctcccggGAACGAAGCCGTCCCTCCACCCCTCTCGTCTCCCGGGGCCAGCGGCGCAGGCAGGAGCGCCCTCCTCAGCTCCATCCAGTCCTTCAATAAAGGCAAACTGAAAAAATCTGAGACTGTTGACCACAGCGGCCCAcgtttgtgaaaaacaaaaaaaaacacgcgCTCGTCTTTGTTTTAGTGCAATTCGTCCACTCGGGAGTCTTTTAGCAAATTGCATCTAGCAGTGAAAAGTGACCGTTTGTACCTGAACTTATTCGGTGTTTGTTTCGTTCGTTTGTTTTATTCACAGCCCTGCGTTTtcggtatttttttttttcttttaagctgCTCGACGTAACCTAAACAGCTGTGCTTGGACTACCTTTCGCGTTTGAAAAATGGACTTGCCCGCTCATTCGGATGGAAAACAAATCTTAATTTGAAAGTACTTCTACGACTTCTGAAGGATAACGCGCAAGATGTGGTGGAGAACGCGGGCAGCCCATTTACTGCGAGCGAAGACGAAACTGGATTTTATTGTTGGTTCGTGAAACGATTGATATTTGATTCCATATTTGATTGTAGTTCATTTCTTGGAGGGTTTGGGACGATGCTTTTTCAAGCGTTTGCCACATTTACCATTGTGCCTACAAAAGCCGAGAGCGTTCTTTGTTCTctacgtttgttttttttttcaattttgagcTACGTTGTTCGTATTTTCTTTCGGGAAAACAAAGTAATATTTGCATTCCTGTTCTGCAAGATCACAATCAGTATGTTGCGCGAACGGCGACGTTTGTACGATGCGTTTTATCATTTACGCGGCGGTTTCGAATCGCCGCTGACGTGATCGTATGCGACGCCGCTTGCGTCGTTTGATCCTATTGGCTGCTGCAGCCCTCTAGAGAAATTCGGCCAATCGGAGAGGAGAAAGCAGCGGCGAATGGAAGCGGTTTCTTGTTTTGcacacatacagagagaaagaaacttcTACAAATTCAGATCCATCGCAGGGTCCTGTTGAAAACCCGTCTCGTATGATGTACAGTAATGCACAATAGTTCATCTTTTGCTCCTGTGACCGTGAACTCATCTGTATATAGATTCATATAGACACTGAAGACATTACAGCTATATACCGTAACGTGTTCCCGGCTTTATCGTGGGGGAAGagtttaataatgttttcattttcgcTACAGCACTTTACCGCTGGATATTTAGCAGTGGTCTGGAGGAGAAGAGATCTTCTAAAGTTTACACAGAGATTTATGTGCGAGAGAGGAGTCGGTGCGTTCGATTAAAGGAGAGAATTGCCGCTGATTTTCGCCTCCGTACAGCTGCCACAACCGTTGTTCAAAGCACTGGAGGTGAACGTCCTCGAAATGCTACGAAATAGTTTTCCCTGTTCTGAAAAACTTGTATCGGcgatattttaaaagaatggtTTTGTGCTTTTTAGTTGTGAACATTGAAGTAAAGACAACGGAACAGATCATGTGTGGCTGAATTCTTCCAACTAGCgtgaattaataaatgacttCTATACAGATgatgtgaataaaatacattattttacattgtgttttggaaaaaaatggaaaaacatactatatataaatattttctattaatatgatttttaactTCACgacatgtattttaatttattttattattaatataatataattatatatatatatatat
This window of the Puntigrus tetrazona isolate hp1 chromosome 22, ASM1883169v1, whole genome shotgun sequence genome carries:
- the pxk gene encoding PX domain-containing protein kinase-like protein isoform X4 → MLNNSLLISGLNLPLPPKKLLGNMDREFIAERQKGLQAYLNYITRHHVLSSCELVKKFLDTNNYSANYTEIALQQVSMFFRSDPKWEVIEPLKDIGWRLRKRYFLVKDKDQPKDKQVLSWVDLGPDKFLSDKDLQSAMKLLPTLSHSNISPVSFATTSESSALVIRVFSEKGTLRDHICKVKPKEPFLKKYCNPKKIQGLEQQQIRTYGRQILEALKFLHDKGFPYGHLHASNVLIEENACKLLDVENSLLGLPSYYRPYVTQFRKINTTESIDVYSFGHLLYEMTYGRPPDAVPVDQYPPAPFSSVVSVLQSILSTEACKTGMPTVSQLLQTPLFNDVLLFNSEKPQFKISSKLKEALKSSKECLEKRLAEEQRTIHQHKRLTRAQSHHGSEEEKRKRKILARKKSRQSTYENEEDISVKYNNNSAGSGASSPPTCPSSPTPLPGSGAPPAPPPPPSAPPPPPSAPPLPPSAPPPPGNEAVPPPLSSPGASGAGRSALLSSIQSFNKGKLKKSETVDHSGPRL
- the pxk gene encoding PX domain-containing protein kinase-like protein isoform X2, with amino-acid sequence MAFMEQQPQPLSGRKPPLDDTVSLIAVIEASQSLQSHTEYIIRVQRGVSADNSWTVIRRYSDFDMLNNSLLISGLNLPLPPKKLLGNMDREFIAERQKGLQAYLNYITRHHVLSSCELVKKFLDTNNYSANYTEIALQQVSMFFRSDPKWEVIEPLKDIGWRLRKRYFLVKDKDQPKDKQVLSWVDLGPDKFLSDKDLQSAMKLLPTLSHSNISPVSFATTSESSALVIRVFSEKGTLRDHICKVKPKEPFLKKYCNPKKIQGLEQQQIRTYGRQILEALKFLHDKGFPYGHLHASNVLIEENACKLLDVENSLLGLPSYYRPYVTQFRKINTTESIDVYSFGHLLYEMTYGRPPDAVPVDQYPPAPFSSVVSVLQSILSTEACKTGMPTVSQLLQTPLFNDVLLFNSEKPQFKISSKLKEALKSSKECLEKRLAEEQRTIHQHKRLTRAQSHHGSEEEKRKRKILARKKSRQSTYENEEDISVKYNNNSGSGASSPPTCPSSPTPLPGSGAPPAPPPPPSAPPPPPSAPPLPPSAPPPPGNEAVPPPLSSPGASGAGRSALLSSIQSFNKGKLKKSETVDHSGPRL
- the pxk gene encoding PX domain-containing protein kinase-like protein isoform X6, yielding MAFMEQQPQPLSGRKPPLDDTVSLIAVIEASQSLQSHTEYIIRVQRGVSADNSWTVIRRYSDFDMLNNSLLISGLNLPLPPKKLLGNMDREFIAERQKGLQAYLNYITRHHVLSSCELVKKFLDTNNYSANYTEIALQQVSMFFRSDPKWEVIEPLKDIGWRLRKRYFLVKDKDQPKDKQVLSWVDLGPDKFLSDKDLQSAMKLLPTLSHSNISPVSFATTSESSALVIRVFSEKGTLRDHICKVKPKEPFLKKYCNPKKIQGLEQQQIRTYGRQILEALKFLHDKGFPYGHLHASNVLIEENACKLLDVENSLLGLPSYYRPYVTQFRKINTTESIDVYSFGHLLYEMTYGRPPDAVPVDQYPPAPFSSVVSVLQSILSTEACKTGMPTVSQLLQTPLFNDVLLFNSEKPQFKISSKLKEALKSSKECLEKRLAEEQRTIHQHKRLTRAQSHHGSEEEKRKRKILARKKSRQSTYENEEDISVKYNNNSGSGASSPPTCPSSPTPLPGSEHAPF
- the pxk gene encoding PX domain-containing protein kinase-like protein isoform X3, coding for MAFMEQQPQPLSGRKPPLDDTVSLIAVIEASQSLQSHTEYIIRVQRGVSADNSWTVIRRYSDFDMLNNSLLISGLNLPLPPKKLLGNMDREFIAERQKGLQAYLNYITRHHVLSSCELVKKFLDTNNYSANYTEIALQQVSMFFRSDPKWEVIEPLKDIGWRLRKRYFLVKDKDQPKDKQVLSWVDLGPDKFLSDKDLQSAMKLLPTLSHSNISPVSFATTSESSALVIRVFSEKGTLRDHICKVKPKEPFLKKYCNPKKIQGLEQQQIRTYGRQILEALKFLHDKGFPYGHLHASNVLIEENACKLLDVENSLLGLPSYYRPYVTQFRKINTTESIDVYSFGHLLYEMTYGRPPDAVPVDQYPPAPFSSVVSVLQSILSTEACKTGMPTVSQLLQTPLFNDVLLFNSEKPQFKISSKLKEALKSSKECLEKRLAEEQRTIHQHKRLTRAQSHHGSEEEKRKRKILARKKSRQSTYENEEDISVKYNNNSGAPPAPPPPPSAPPPPPSAPPLPPSAPPPPGNEAVPPPLSSPGASGAGRSALLSSIQSFNKGKLKKSETVDHSGPRL
- the pxk gene encoding PX domain-containing protein kinase-like protein isoform X7 encodes the protein MAFMEQQPQPLSGRKPPLDDTVSLIAVIEASQSLQSHTEYIIRVQRGVSADNSWTVIRRYSDFDMLNNSLLISGLNLPLPPKKLLGNMDREFIAERQKGLQAYLNYITRHHVLSSCELVKKFLDTNNYSANYTEIALQQVSMFFRSDPKWEVIEPLKDIGWRLRKRYFLVKDKDQPKDKQVLSWVDLGPDKFLSDKDLQSAMKLLPTLSHSNISPVSFATTSESSALVIRVFSEKGTLRDHICKVKPKEPFLKKYCNPKKIQGLEQQQIRTYGRQILEALKFLHDKGFPYGHLHASNVLIEENACKLLDVENSLLGLPSYYRPYVTQFRKINTTESIDVYSFGHLLYEMTYGRPPDAVPVDQYPPAPFSSVVSVLQSILSTEACKTGMPTVSQLLQTPLFNDVLLFNSEKPQFKISSKLKEALKSSKECLEKRLAEEQRTIHQHKRLTRAQSHHGSEEEKRKRKILARKKSRQSTYENEEDISVKYNNNSEHAPF
- the pxk gene encoding PX domain-containing protein kinase-like protein isoform X5, giving the protein MAFMEQQPQPLSGRKPPLDDTVSLIAVIEASQSLQSHTEYIIRVQRGVSADNSWTVIRRYSDFDMLNNSLLISGLNLPLPPKKLLGNMDREFIAERQKGLQAYLNYITRHHVLSSCELVKKFLDTNNYSANYTEIALQQVSMFFRSDPKWEVIEPLKDIGWRLRKRYFLVKDKDQPKDKQVLSWVDLGPDKFLSDKDLQSAMKLLPTLSHSNISPVSFATTSESSALVIRVFSEKGTLRDHICKVKPKEPFLKKYCNPKKIQGLEQQQIRTYGRQILEALKFLHDKGFPYGHLHASNVLIEENACKLLDVENSLLGLPSYYRPYVTQFRKINTTESIDVYSFGHLLYEMTYGRPPDAVPVDQYPPAPFSSVVSVLQSILSTEACKTGMPTVSQLLQTPLFNDVLLFNSEKPQFKISSKLKEALKSSKECLEKRLAEEQRTIHQHKRLTRAQSHHGSEEEKRKRKILARKKSRQSTYENEEDISVKYNNNSAGSGASSPPTCPSSPTPLPGSEHAPF
- the pxk gene encoding PX domain-containing protein kinase-like protein isoform X1 codes for the protein MAFMEQQPQPLSGRKPPLDDTVSLIAVIEASQSLQSHTEYIIRVQRGVSADNSWTVIRRYSDFDMLNNSLLISGLNLPLPPKKLLGNMDREFIAERQKGLQAYLNYITRHHVLSSCELVKKFLDTNNYSANYTEIALQQVSMFFRSDPKWEVIEPLKDIGWRLRKRYFLVKDKDQPKDKQVLSWVDLGPDKFLSDKDLQSAMKLLPTLSHSNISPVSFATTSESSALVIRVFSEKGTLRDHICKVKPKEPFLKKYCNPKKIQGLEQQQIRTYGRQILEALKFLHDKGFPYGHLHASNVLIEENACKLLDVENSLLGLPSYYRPYVTQFRKINTTESIDVYSFGHLLYEMTYGRPPDAVPVDQYPPAPFSSVVSVLQSILSTEACKTGMPTVSQLLQTPLFNDVLLFNSEKPQFKISSKLKEALKSSKECLEKRLAEEQRTIHQHKRLTRAQSHHGSEEEKRKRKILARKKSRQSTYENEEDISVKYNNNSAGSGASSPPTCPSSPTPLPGSGAPPAPPPPPSAPPPPPSAPPLPPSAPPPPGNEAVPPPLSSPGASGAGRSALLSSIQSFNKGKLKKSETVDHSGPRL